In a single window of the Nicotiana tomentosiformis chromosome 8, ASM39032v3, whole genome shotgun sequence genome:
- the LOC138897712 gene encoding uncharacterized protein: MRPLPLGEEEVPKPTKDKKRRRASHPDTPKPRKSRARKSKTDPAVLSADVVQMLRDEEEEGEDADFLLVARKRGGIEASRTAEPVTVEKVHPQTEVISEQGPSRVSESSGVDNASCHGEQLTGVPEGSSAEALQREENASSDSLGAINIDDSPPVPTYSEGQFWDARSMSTPDVGTSPEGDDIFRGYFMGVDDVPDLDASLIFEEAQRLLNQVTALHREESSKYRAELARCEADLKKFTEERDALKLLYVQQKSALVEQLRKEVKMKDVETLGWKHNMDRLASEKDAVRAQLSLVECQLQSVKGENLARAQKVEELKTRLAAELARATSKAEALVASYRADGEAANTWAKEISEVAEVRLFRVAEHVRHQSRRETLEEVHACGFDLTADIESAKVLEDEDGALLSDDEDSASRSESGGDEDETPEDAAPEAD; the protein is encoded by the exons ATGAGGCCGCTTCCCCTCGGGGAAGAGGAGGTCCCGAAGCcgaccaaagacaagaaaaggagaagggcctcGCATCCAGATACCCCGAAACCCAGGAAAAGTAGGGCTCGAAAGTCGAAGACTGATCCCGCTGTTCTGTCTGCCGATGTAGTCCAAATGCTACGAGATGAAGAAGAGGAGGGAGAAGATGCTGACTTCCTACTGGTGGCTCGAAAAAGGGGAGGCATTGAAGCTTCGAGAACTGCTGAGCCGGTGACGGTCGAGAAGGTTCACCCGCAGACCGAGGTGATCTCGGAGCAAGGTCCGAGCAGAGTCTCTGAGTCATCGGGTGTTGATAATGCCTCCTGCCATGGTGAGCAACTGACGGGTGTGCCCGAAGGGTCTAGTGctgaggcccttcaaagagaagagaatgccTCGAGTGACTCGCTTGGGGCAATTAACATTGATGATTCACCGCCCGTCCCCACATATTCTGAGGGGCAGTTTTGGGATGCCCGGTCTATGAGTACCCCCGATGTGGGGACGTCCCCCGAAGGGGATGATATATTTCGCGGCTACTTCATGGGGGTCGATGATGTTCCCGACCTGgacgcatcactcatttttgaagaggctcagcggcttctgaaccaa GTTACGGCGCTCCATCGAGAAGAGTCCTCCAAATACCGAGCTGAGCTGGCCCGATGTGAGGCTGATCTCAAAAAGTTTACTGAGGAGAGAGacgccctcaaactcctctat GTTCAGCAGAAGTCCGCAttggttgagcagcttcgtaaGGAGGTCAAGATGAAAGATGTagagactttggggtggaagcaTAACATGGACCGTCTCGCCTCGGAGAAAGATGCGGTTCGGGCCCAACTGTCTTTGGTTGAGTgtcaactccaaagtgtgaaggGGGAGAACTTGGCCCGAGCCCAGAAGGTTGAAGAGCTCAAGACTCGATTGGCCGCTGAGCTTGCAAGAGCCACATCCAAGGCAGAGGCGCTCGTGGCCTCCTACCGAGCCGACGGTGAAGCCGCTAACACTTGGGCAAAGGAAATTTCTGAAGTTGCTGAGGTTAGACTATTCCGTGTTGCCGAGCATGTGAGGCACCAGTCTCgaagagagactcttgaggaggtacatgcttgtggcttcgacctcacggctgatatcgagagtgcgaaggttttggAGGACGAGGACGGAGCTTTGCTTTCCGATGATGAAGACTCTGCGAGTCGATCCGAGAGCGGAGGAGATGAAGATGAAACTCCCGAAGATGCGGCTCCCGAGGCGGACTAG